The proteins below come from a single Crossiella sp. CA-258035 genomic window:
- a CDS encoding cellulase family glycosylhydrolase, producing the protein MWRSVVTGMLAVVLGLAAVPGAPAQPARWWFDDGRAEVVTVSPEGTFRDGHGREVLLRGYNVSGTAKLAEHGGLPFPSTAEAAVSASSLRRLTGANAVRFLITWERVEPRAGQIDRGYLDRVAAQVKEFLNAGLFVFLDYHQDLYSRYLFTVDSWYTGDGAPEWVVRAGGYPKEHCEACVNWGQNMKNNKAVTMATYDFWHNRRIETEAGPRGILDAFLAQTETALNHLRNSLSATEFRRIVGFNPLNEPYAGRYDQGQQGPAWERDLLAPFYHRVRAAMDRAGWIGKPLFAEPLVYWNINTSIFQEPGGLTEIPPLGQRFVFNAHFYDAKARSGILKPGKAGDGEYTADIRAVRERAQYHRTAPILTEFGHPITGFTSDKTPSILKAAYQSLDSGLAGRNWWREARNAAPPMSATQWQWDTNSGRHRELMNGNPDKVLTEADAWMDEDFSPVHKDNSGAVVPRVDRRVIDRAYPRAVAGRTLAFSFEDLSRDGGTVQQWQRVPAEHPAMARLTADRRHAVLVWRSTGSAAPTEVQLPEDLAAGALVSDLGTSGALPAYNGSGIGVERHAGAARLLLPGGPAGTLHAALIAPATTDPALLAQAKIELTGWAAASFGSR; encoded by the coding sequence ATGTGGCGCAGCGTGGTCACCGGGATGCTGGCAGTGGTGCTCGGACTCGCGGCGGTGCCCGGCGCACCCGCCCAGCCCGCGCGCTGGTGGTTCGACGACGGCCGGGCCGAGGTGGTCACCGTCTCGCCGGAAGGCACCTTCCGGGACGGGCACGGGCGCGAGGTGCTGCTGCGCGGCTACAACGTCTCCGGCACCGCCAAGTTGGCCGAGCACGGCGGCCTGCCCTTCCCCAGCACCGCCGAGGCCGCGGTGTCGGCGAGCAGCCTGCGCAGGCTGACCGGGGCCAACGCGGTGCGCTTCCTGATCACCTGGGAACGGGTCGAGCCAAGGGCGGGACAGATCGACCGGGGCTACCTGGACCGGGTGGCCGCGCAGGTCAAGGAGTTCCTCAACGCCGGGCTGTTCGTCTTCCTGGACTACCACCAGGACCTCTACTCCCGCTATCTGTTCACTGTGGACAGTTGGTACACCGGGGACGGCGCGCCGGAGTGGGTGGTGCGGGCCGGTGGCTATCCCAAGGAGCACTGCGAGGCCTGCGTCAACTGGGGCCAGAACATGAAGAACAACAAGGCGGTCACCATGGCCACCTACGACTTCTGGCACAACCGGCGGATCGAGACCGAGGCGGGCCCGCGCGGCATCCTGGACGCCTTCCTGGCGCAGACCGAGACCGCGCTGAACCACCTGCGGAACTCCTTGAGCGCCACCGAGTTCCGGCGGATCGTCGGCTTCAACCCGCTGAACGAGCCCTACGCCGGCCGCTACGACCAGGGTCAGCAGGGACCGGCCTGGGAGCGCGACCTGCTGGCCCCGTTCTACCACCGGGTGCGCGCGGCCATGGACCGCGCGGGCTGGATCGGCAAGCCGCTGTTCGCCGAACCGCTGGTGTACTGGAACATCAACACCTCGATCTTCCAGGAGCCGGGCGGGCTGACCGAGATCCCGCCGCTGGGCCAGCGGTTCGTGTTCAACGCGCACTTCTACGACGCCAAGGCCCGCTCCGGCATCCTCAAGCCGGGCAAGGCCGGTGACGGCGAGTACACCGCGGACATCCGCGCGGTGCGGGAACGCGCGCAGTACCACCGGACCGCGCCGATCCTCACCGAGTTCGGCCACCCGATCACCGGCTTCACCTCGGACAAGACGCCCAGCATCCTCAAGGCCGCCTACCAGTCCCTGGACTCCGGGCTGGCCGGGAGGAACTGGTGGCGGGAGGCGCGCAACGCCGCCCCGCCGATGTCGGCCACCCAGTGGCAGTGGGACACCAACAGCGGGCGGCACCGGGAGCTGATGAACGGCAACCCGGACAAGGTGCTCACCGAGGCCGACGCGTGGATGGACGAGGACTTCTCCCCGGTGCACAAGGACAACAGCGGAGCCGTGGTGCCCAGGGTGGATCGGCGGGTGATCGACCGGGCCTACCCGCGCGCGGTGGCCGGGCGCACGCTGGCCTTCAGCTTCGAGGACCTCAGCCGGGACGGCGGCACCGTGCAGCAGTGGCAGCGGGTACCGGCCGAACACCCCGCGATGGCGCGGCTGACCGCGGACCGGCGGCACGCGGTGCTGGTCTGGCGGTCCACCGGCTCGGCCGCGCCCACCGAGGTGCAGCTGCCGGAGGACCTGGCGGCGGGCGCACTGGTCTCGGACCTCGGGACCTCCGGCGCGCTGCCCGCCTACAACGGCAGCGGGATCGGCGTGGAACGGCACGCCGGGGCCGCGCGGCTGCTGCTGCCAGGGGGACCCGCTGGCACCCTGCACGCCGCGCTCATCGCCCCGGCCACCACCGACCCCGCCTTGCTGGCCCAGGCCAAGATCGAGCTGACGGGATGGGCCGCGGCCAGTTTTGGCAGCAGGTGA
- a CDS encoding HD domain-containing protein — protein MVLDAWVTAVTRLGGDSDTARRSGVELIERYREPHRRYHDLAHVEAVLRDSAWLGAELGLSEVDIAVLALAAAAHDVVYDGVPGQDERRSAEWARERLGAAGVAQEHRSAVARLVLATIDHLGEDPLTLALLDADLAVLGGTEAEYDRYARAVRAEYAHVSEPDWQRGRGAVLAGLIAREPLYRSAPARARWEARAKANLKREEHSFGG, from the coding sequence GTGGTGCTGGACGCGTGGGTGACAGCGGTGACAAGGCTCGGCGGCGATTCGGACACGGCCCGGCGGAGCGGGGTGGAGCTCATCGAGCGCTACCGCGAGCCGCACCGCCGCTACCACGACCTCGCGCACGTCGAGGCGGTGCTGCGCGACTCGGCCTGGCTCGGCGCGGAGCTCGGACTGTCCGAAGTGGACATAGCGGTGCTCGCACTGGCAGCGGCCGCGCACGACGTGGTCTACGACGGCGTGCCGGGCCAGGACGAGCGGCGCAGCGCCGAGTGGGCGCGCGAGCGGCTCGGCGCGGCGGGGGTGGCGCAGGAGCACCGGTCGGCGGTGGCGCGGCTGGTGCTGGCGACCATCGACCACCTCGGCGAGGACCCGCTGACCCTGGCGCTGCTGGACGCCGACCTCGCGGTGCTGGGCGGCACGGAGGCCGAGTACGACCGCTACGCGCGGGCGGTGCGGGCGGAGTACGCGCACGTGTCCGAGCCGGACTGGCAGCGCGGGCGGGGCGCGGTGCTGGCCGGGCTGATCGCGCGGGAGCCGCTGTACCGGAGCGCGCCGGCGCGGGCGCGCTGGGAGGCGCGGGCCAAGGCCAACCTGAAACGTGAAGAACATTCATTCGGCGGGTGA
- a CDS encoding tetratricopeptide repeat protein, whose product MDFRILGPVSVWVDGCQIGIGHPELRRLLAILLLADGRPVPKEQVIADLWDGAPPLRPARALRSQFAQLSQTLPLTEAQLHSAHGKHQLQVDLERLDWHRFRQLVGRGRTAARSGRYQAAADILAQALSEWQGDALADVDGDWARRCRAHLERQRRSARQCLVAARRACTGRQIFVPMPRRSEVERGPVPAQLPLGIADFIGREQELTTLGTALPGTVTVINGPPGSGKTALALAWAHRISDRHPDGALFAELRGHGPGEPVPPTELLADFLTSLGVAPAKIPAAESCRAELFRTLLIRRRLLLVLDGARDLAQVEPLLPGLPGVTVVITSHEPLDLPGRRVTLGPLSPADATALLKELIGPGRVANQAGALADLARYCGYLPLPLRIAGRRVAARPHTYLADLVGELREERQRLERMAPDTDGSAAMRGTFRWSYRALPLPAQRMFRLLGLYQGVDIDAPAAAALSGMDTEQAAELLQGLAKANLLQPSPRGAFQLHDLLRGYAGERALREEGANNRQAAVRRLLDFYRAAGADPGHGWCDTELLNLVAAANSATSTGHHEVAVDLLTTAGAIHRSRGQLDRAIARYYQAWVSGDRTGDTDIAHRLGEAYLAAGRLCAAVEVLGRAAPDALTLDLLGGCFQRLGRPDAAIQHFQRGLRLVNEPSGEARLLSSLGEALRRLGSLAQAREHLTRALELSRRIGDHGVTAHCLHSLSQLPSTLTTQP is encoded by the coding sequence GTGGACTTCCGGATCCTCGGGCCTGTCTCAGTCTGGGTCGACGGTTGCCAAATCGGCATCGGTCACCCCGAACTGCGACGGCTGCTCGCGATCCTGCTGCTCGCCGACGGTCGCCCGGTGCCGAAGGAGCAGGTCATCGCCGACCTGTGGGACGGCGCGCCGCCGCTGCGGCCCGCTCGCGCGCTGCGCAGCCAGTTCGCCCAGCTCAGCCAGACCCTGCCGCTGACCGAGGCGCAGCTGCACAGCGCGCACGGCAAGCACCAGCTCCAGGTCGACCTGGAGCGGCTGGACTGGCACCGGTTCCGCCAGCTGGTCGGCCGGGGCCGCACCGCCGCCCGCAGCGGCCGCTACCAGGCCGCGGCGGACATCCTGGCCCAGGCCCTCTCGGAGTGGCAGGGGGACGCGCTGGCCGATGTGGACGGCGACTGGGCCCGCCGCTGCCGGGCACACCTGGAACGCCAGCGGCGCAGCGCGCGGCAGTGCCTGGTCGCGGCCAGACGGGCCTGCACCGGCCGCCAGATCTTCGTGCCGATGCCCCGCCGCAGCGAGGTCGAACGCGGCCCGGTGCCCGCGCAGCTACCGCTGGGCATCGCGGATTTCATTGGCCGGGAACAGGAACTGACCACACTGGGCACCGCGCTGCCCGGCACCGTCACGGTGATCAACGGCCCGCCCGGCAGCGGCAAGACCGCCCTCGCGCTGGCCTGGGCGCACCGGATCAGCGACCGGCACCCCGACGGCGCGCTGTTCGCCGAGCTGCGCGGGCACGGCCCCGGCGAGCCGGTGCCGCCGACCGAGCTGCTCGCCGACTTCCTGACCAGCCTCGGCGTGGCCCCGGCGAAGATCCCGGCGGCGGAGAGCTGCCGCGCGGAGCTGTTCCGCACCCTGCTGATCCGCCGCCGCCTGCTGCTGGTGCTCGACGGCGCACGCGACCTGGCCCAGGTGGAACCGCTGCTGCCCGGCCTGCCGGGGGTGACCGTGGTGATCACCAGCCACGAGCCCCTGGACCTGCCGGGACGGCGGGTCACGCTCGGGCCGCTGTCCCCCGCGGATGCCACCGCGCTGCTCAAGGAGCTGATCGGGCCCGGCCGGGTGGCCAACCAGGCGGGCGCGCTGGCCGATCTGGCCCGCTACTGCGGCTACCTGCCGCTGCCGCTGCGGATCGCCGGCCGCCGGGTGGCCGCCCGCCCGCACACCTACCTGGCCGACCTGGTCGGCGAGCTGCGCGAGGAACGCCAGCGCCTGGAGCGGATGGCCCCGGACACCGACGGCTCGGCCGCCATGCGCGGCACCTTCCGCTGGTCCTACCGCGCGCTGCCACTGCCCGCGCAGCGGATGTTCCGGCTGCTGGGCCTCTACCAGGGCGTGGACATCGACGCGCCCGCCGCGGCCGCACTGTCCGGAATGGACACTGAGCAGGCGGCGGAGCTGTTGCAGGGCCTGGCCAAGGCGAACCTGCTGCAACCGAGTCCGCGCGGGGCGTTCCAGCTGCACGACCTGCTGCGCGGCTACGCCGGGGAGCGGGCGCTGCGCGAGGAGGGGGCGAACAACCGGCAGGCCGCGGTGCGCCGCCTGCTGGACTTCTACCGCGCCGCGGGCGCCGACCCGGGCCACGGCTGGTGCGACACCGAGCTGCTGAACCTGGTGGCCGCGGCGAACAGCGCGACCAGCACCGGTCACCACGAGGTGGCGGTGGACCTGCTGACCACCGCGGGCGCCATCCACCGCTCGCGCGGCCAGCTGGACCGGGCGATCGCCCGCTACTACCAGGCCTGGGTGAGCGGGGACCGCACCGGCGACACCGACATCGCGCACCGCCTCGGCGAGGCGTACCTGGCCGCCGGGCGGTTGTGCGCGGCGGTGGAGGTGCTGGGCCGGGCCGCGCCGGACGCGCTGACCCTGGACCTGCTGGGCGGCTGCTTCCAGCGGCTGGGCCGCCCGGACGCGGCGATCCAGCACTTCCAGCGCGGCCTGCGCCTGGTCAACGAACCCTCAGGTGAGGCCCGGCTGCTGTCCAGCCTCGGTGAAGCGCTACGGCGGCTCGGCTCCTTGGCCCAGGCCAGGGAACACCTGACCCGCGCGCTGGAGCTGAGCCGCCGCATCGGCGATCACGGGGTGACCGCGCACTGCCTGCACAGCCTGAGTCAGCTGCCCAGCACGCTCACCACCCAACCCTGA
- a CDS encoding sugar-binding protein has protein sequence MKRAWLTGLLPVAAALVALVAMEDPATAVAEGAARPAVDLDALFVGAHPDDEAFALSTFGQWHADHRVRAGVVTITRGEGGGNAAGPEEGPELGRLREAEERRAVARAGITEVLNLDEADFYYTVSSPLTEQGWQHKDVLGKLVRAIRQTRPELVVTMDPAPTPGNHGNHQYAARLAIEAYRVAADPAAYPEQLREEGLRPWAVKRLLTGGARGQQPTGPDCAAKFTPAEATDRVYGVWDGRPSTVAGRSWAQEERSAQREYVTQGWAGFPDVPTDPKQIGCDWFTQVASRVPFSPTANGPDGPLHGALVPAPGGLPLGTGAEVEAGKFSLVPGASVPVKVTVTAPENRALTRASAKLGLPAEWRVTGSGRLGTVLPGRSATAELTVTVPSAAKPGRARIPVELSSGNGTGYTETVVAVVPELTAEQQPLPQVAQFRDWAQRSGVPALADLVPPVLTLPSGGDRELPILVRNNGSATRSGTVTITPPTGFSATTSLPFSGLAAGASTTLTGKVTNTDATLRTGMQGGDYRYTLSVTGVSSSTPALELVPRTTIPKAATAPTVDGVVTPGEYTGPELDISTRWEGDECATAADCSAKAKLAWHNDTLYAAVTVTDDKLGSVLAAADCKRHWRTDALELAIDPRGKSENTSTTLKLAVFPTTTEGKPCAARDADNFQGPAEETVPGLKIASKVSSPYTGYTIELALPLPAVPGALDPAKVGLNLFVYDSDTQDKTGQTRIGWSTWGGVQGDPYRWGRATFDGYTPPSGRPVEPPPAKLPLIALSSVDSVQSVAQSARTGISLGGKPIASSREAARLRSARAQGDTVTAGVLGARGTAHVFVLDKDGKLLGRKTVELSRGWREVPVPVTGGRPAEVLLGFETPDGKVAASRVRVGW, from the coding sequence GTGAAGCGAGCTTGGCTGACCGGGCTGCTGCCGGTGGCCGCGGCGCTGGTCGCGTTGGTGGCCATGGAAGATCCGGCCACCGCGGTGGCCGAGGGGGCGGCCCGCCCGGCGGTGGACCTGGACGCGCTGTTCGTCGGCGCGCACCCCGACGACGAGGCGTTCGCGCTGTCCACCTTCGGGCAGTGGCACGCCGACCACCGGGTCCGCGCCGGGGTGGTCACCATCACCCGCGGCGAGGGCGGCGGCAACGCGGCCGGACCGGAGGAAGGCCCGGAACTGGGCCGGTTGCGCGAGGCCGAGGAGCGCAGGGCGGTGGCCAGGGCCGGGATCACCGAGGTGCTCAACCTCGACGAGGCCGACTTCTACTACACGGTGAGCTCGCCGCTGACCGAACAGGGCTGGCAGCACAAGGACGTGCTGGGCAAGCTGGTGCGCGCGATCCGGCAGACCCGGCCGGAGCTGGTGGTCACCATGGACCCCGCGCCCACGCCCGGCAACCACGGCAACCACCAGTACGCGGCCCGCCTGGCCATCGAGGCCTACCGGGTGGCCGCCGACCCGGCTGCCTATCCGGAGCAGCTCCGCGAGGAGGGCCTGCGGCCGTGGGCGGTCAAGCGGCTGCTCACCGGCGGAGCGCGCGGGCAGCAGCCCACTGGGCCGGACTGCGCGGCGAAGTTCACCCCGGCCGAGGCCACCGACCGGGTGTACGGAGTGTGGGACGGGCGTCCGTCCACTGTGGCCGGTCGCAGCTGGGCGCAGGAGGAGCGGTCCGCGCAGCGGGAGTACGTGACCCAGGGCTGGGCCGGGTTCCCCGATGTGCCAACGGATCCGAAGCAGATCGGCTGCGACTGGTTCACCCAGGTGGCCAGCCGGGTGCCGTTCTCGCCGACCGCGAACGGCCCGGACGGACCCCTGCACGGCGCGCTCGTCCCGGCCCCCGGCGGGCTGCCGCTGGGCACCGGGGCCGAGGTCGAGGCCGGGAAGTTCAGCCTGGTGCCCGGCGCCTCGGTGCCGGTCAAGGTCACCGTCACCGCGCCGGAGAACCGGGCGCTGACCAGGGCTTCCGCCAAGCTCGGGCTGCCCGCCGAGTGGCGGGTCACCGGGTCGGGACGGCTCGGGACTGTCCTTCCTGGACGGTCGGCCACCGCCGAGCTCACCGTCACCGTGCCCTCGGCCGCCAAGCCCGGCCGGGCGCGGATCCCGGTGGAGCTGAGCAGTGGCAACGGAACCGGCTACACCGAGACCGTGGTCGCCGTGGTGCCGGAGCTGACCGCCGAGCAGCAGCCGCTGCCGCAGGTCGCCCAGTTCCGCGACTGGGCGCAGCGCAGCGGGGTGCCCGCGCTGGCCGACCTGGTGCCGCCGGTGCTCACCCTGCCCTCCGGCGGCGACCGCGAACTGCCGATTCTGGTGCGCAACAACGGTTCCGCCACCCGATCCGGCACCGTCACCATCACCCCGCCGACCGGGTTCAGCGCCACCACCAGCCTGCCGTTCAGCGGACTCGCGGCCGGGGCGAGCACCACACTCACCGGCAAGGTGACCAACACCGACGCCACCCTGCGCACCGGCATGCAGGGCGGGGACTACCGGTACACCCTCTCCGTCACCGGCGTCAGCAGCAGCACCCCGGCCCTGGAACTGGTGCCGCGCACGACAATCCCGAAGGCCGCCACGGCGCCGACGGTGGACGGGGTGGTCACGCCGGGGGAGTACACCGGACCGGAGCTGGACATCTCCACCCGCTGGGAGGGCGATGAGTGCGCCACCGCCGCGGACTGCTCGGCCAAGGCCAAGCTGGCCTGGCACAACGACACCCTCTACGCGGCGGTGACCGTCACCGACGACAAGCTGGGCAGCGTGCTGGCCGCCGCGGACTGCAAGCGGCACTGGCGCACCGACGCGCTGGAACTGGCCATCGACCCGCGCGGCAAGTCCGAGAACACCTCCACCACGCTGAAACTGGCCGTCTTCCCGACCACCACCGAAGGCAAGCCCTGCGCGGCCAGGGACGCGGACAACTTCCAAGGTCCGGCCGAAGAAACCGTGCCGGGGCTGAAGATCGCGAGCAAGGTGAGCAGCCCCTACACCGGCTACACCATCGAGCTCGCGCTGCCGCTGCCCGCGGTGCCCGGCGCACTGGACCCGGCCAAGGTCGGGCTGAACCTGTTCGTCTACGACTCCGACACCCAGGACAAGACCGGCCAGACCCGGATCGGCTGGTCCACCTGGGGCGGCGTGCAGGGCGACCCGTACCGCTGGGGCCGCGCCACGTTCGACGGCTACACCCCGCCCTCGGGCCGCCCGGTGGAACCGCCACCGGCGAAGCTGCCGCTGATCGCTCTGTCCTCTGTGGACTCAGTTCAGTCGGTGGCCCAGTCCGCGCGCACCGGGATCTCCCTCGGCGGCAAGCCGATCGCCAGCAGCCGGGAGGCGGCGCGGCTGCGTTCGGCCAGAGCGCAGGGCGACACGGTGACCGCCGGTGTGCTCGGCGCGCGCGGCACGGCACACGTGTTCGTGCTGGACAAGGACGGGAAACTGTTGGGGCGCAAGACGGTCGAGCTGTCCAGGGGCTGGCGGGAGGTGCCCGTGCCGGTGACCGGTGGGCGACCGGCCGAGGTGCTGCTCGGGTTCGAGACCCCGGACGGGAAGGTCGCCGCCTCCCGGGTCAGGGTTGGGTGGTGA
- a CDS encoding carbohydrate ABC transporter permease translates to MTVSRWERAGTYLVLLLFAGYALYPVLWILFTALRSDTAGQGGWHPENFLTAWTQGRFGDYLGTSLIVAVAVVALSTLLSVLAGYAFGTMRFRGSGALFYLLLLGVTIPSQAVVVPLYFDLRDVGLLDTYAALVLPQVAQSVAFGVFWMRAYFRSSSASVVEAARLDGAGHWQILWRVLLPMGRPAVLTLVVLVFMWTWNEFLLALVMVTDEGLRTAPLGLRFFQGRATTSVPLLAAGSVLVALPVVVLYLFLQRHFIRGMLDGAVKG, encoded by the coding sequence ATGACGGTCTCCCGCTGGGAACGGGCCGGGACCTACCTGGTGCTGCTGCTCTTCGCCGGGTACGCGCTGTACCCGGTGCTGTGGATCCTGTTCACCGCACTGCGTTCGGACACCGCGGGCCAGGGCGGCTGGCATCCGGAGAACTTCCTCACCGCCTGGACGCAGGGCCGCTTCGGCGACTACCTGGGCACCAGCCTGATCGTCGCGGTCGCGGTGGTCGCGCTGTCCACGCTGCTGTCCGTGCTGGCCGGATATGCCTTCGGCACCATGCGTTTCCGCGGTTCGGGGGCGCTGTTCTACCTGCTGCTGCTCGGGGTCACCATTCCCAGCCAGGCCGTGGTGGTGCCGCTGTACTTCGACCTGCGCGACGTCGGCCTGCTCGACACCTACGCCGCGCTGGTGCTGCCGCAGGTCGCGCAGTCGGTGGCCTTCGGCGTGTTCTGGATGCGCGCCTACTTCCGGTCCAGCTCGGCCAGCGTGGTGGAGGCGGCCCGGCTGGACGGGGCCGGGCACTGGCAGATCCTGTGGCGGGTGCTGCTGCCGATGGGGCGGCCCGCGGTGCTGACCCTGGTGGTGCTGGTGTTCATGTGGACCTGGAACGAGTTCCTGCTCGCCCTGGTCATGGTCACCGATGAGGGCCTGCGCACGGCCCCGCTGGGACTGCGGTTCTTCCAGGGCAGGGCGACCACCAGCGTGCCGCTGCTGGCGGCCGGATCGGTGCTGGTCGCGCTGCCGGTGGTGGTGCTCTACCTGTTCCTGCAACGACATTTCATCCGCGGCATGCTCGACGGCGCGGTCAAGGGTTGA
- a CDS encoding sugar ABC transporter permease encodes MPAGEPRRVGYLYVVPALAVYGAFLLFPLLHSAWISLFEWDGLTLGTWAGLDNYLTLFAEDGLRSAFGHALVLILFFAVLPVILGLVLASALHRSRVRGLAFFRTVVFLPQVVAMVVVAVAWQQILAPDGPLNAALRAVGLDALAHNWLGEESTALIAVGLVGTWVQTGLTVVLFLAGIGRISGELYEAARLDGAGVFREFRSVTLPALRPDIAVALTLTVIASLRTFDLVYVMTPLGGPGESTTVPAYEIYYRAFQAGQVGSAAAIGVTLTALVFALSAVVLRVAGGRR; translated from the coding sequence GTGCCGGCCGGTGAACCGCGCCGGGTCGGCTACCTGTACGTGGTGCCGGCCCTGGCCGTCTACGGCGCGTTCCTGCTGTTCCCGTTGCTGCACAGCGCGTGGATCTCGCTGTTCGAGTGGGACGGCCTCACCCTGGGCACCTGGGCGGGGCTGGACAACTACCTGACCCTCTTCGCCGAGGACGGGCTGCGCTCGGCGTTCGGGCACGCGCTGGTGCTGATCCTGTTCTTCGCGGTGCTGCCGGTCATCCTGGGTCTGGTGCTGGCCTCGGCGCTGCACCGCAGCCGGGTGCGCGGGCTGGCCTTCTTCCGCACCGTGGTGTTCCTGCCGCAGGTGGTGGCCATGGTGGTGGTCGCCGTTGCCTGGCAACAGATCCTGGCCCCGGACGGCCCGCTCAACGCCGCGTTGCGCGCGGTCGGCCTTGATGCCCTGGCGCACAACTGGCTGGGCGAGGAGAGCACCGCGCTGATCGCGGTGGGGCTGGTCGGCACCTGGGTGCAGACCGGGCTGACCGTGGTGCTGTTCCTGGCCGGGATCGGCCGGATCTCCGGGGAGCTGTACGAGGCGGCGCGGCTGGACGGGGCCGGGGTGTTCCGCGAGTTCCGCTCGGTGACGCTGCCCGCGCTGCGCCCGGACATCGCGGTCGCGCTGACCCTGACCGTGATCGCCTCGCTGCGCACCTTCGACCTGGTGTACGTGATGACCCCGCTGGGCGGGCCCGGCGAGTCGACCACGGTGCCGGCCTACGAGATCTACTACCGGGCTTTCCAGGCCGGGCAGGTGGGTTCGGCCGCGGCGATCGGGGTGACGCTGACCGCGCTGGTGTTCGCCCTGAGCGCGGTGGTGCTGCGGGTGGCGGGAGGCAGGCGATGA
- a CDS encoding extracellular solute-binding protein encodes MTGSRWRSALAAVTALVALAGCVPGSNLPNTRPSDRQARDIRTDPASLGELTLTVWDQEVRGGQDKQMTALNAEFQRKYPNITINRVPRSFDDLRNTTRLGLTSVQAPDVVQVNNGRQDMGAFVKAGLLQPLDGYAEAYRWQQRFPDSVLRLARYPNSGNPLGEGKLYGLPQGGELVGVFYNKEKLARLGISPPRTWAEFNTALRKAKDAREVPIQFGNLEKSAGIHLFGFALNRFAPTEDVFKLATGRQGVFWSDTNPRSAAELLVGWADQGMLTPGFSGLGSDAAWREFAEGKGVFLVSGTWLMADLEAAMGDGVGFGLPPIDSGKVAVTGGTSVPFAVSARSKNPDAAAAYIDFVTSSRGMALMAEHANLPVVEAASQRPPTALRAEVFSSWAHASETGGLVPFLDYATPTAYDTVTSVVEQLLAKGLSPQEFLAKLQADVDASRAGR; translated from the coding sequence ATGACGGGCTCCCGATGGCGGAGCGCGCTGGCCGCGGTGACCGCGCTGGTGGCGCTGGCCGGGTGCGTGCCCGGCTCGAACCTGCCCAACACCCGGCCCAGCGACCGCCAGGCCCGCGACATCAGGACCGACCCGGCGAGCCTGGGCGAGCTGACCCTGACCGTGTGGGACCAGGAGGTCCGCGGCGGGCAGGACAAGCAGATGACCGCGCTGAACGCGGAGTTCCAGCGCAAGTACCCGAACATCACCATCAACCGGGTGCCGCGGTCCTTCGACGACCTGCGCAACACCACCAGGCTCGGCCTGACCAGCGTGCAGGCCCCCGATGTCGTGCAGGTCAACAACGGCAGGCAGGACATGGGCGCCTTCGTCAAGGCCGGGCTGCTCCAGCCGCTGGACGGCTACGCCGAGGCATACCGCTGGCAGCAGCGGTTCCCGGACTCGGTGCTGCGGCTGGCCCGCTACCCGAACTCGGGCAACCCGCTGGGCGAGGGCAAGCTGTACGGGCTGCCGCAGGGCGGTGAGCTGGTCGGCGTCTTCTACAACAAGGAGAAGCTGGCCAGGCTCGGCATCTCCCCGCCGCGCACCTGGGCGGAGTTCAACACCGCGCTGCGCAAGGCCAAGGACGCCCGCGAGGTGCCGATCCAGTTCGGCAACCTGGAGAAGAGCGCGGGCATCCACCTGTTCGGCTTCGCGCTCAACCGGTTCGCGCCCACCGAGGACGTCTTCAAGCTGGCCACCGGCAGGCAGGGCGTGTTCTGGTCCGACACCAACCCCCGCTCCGCGGCCGAACTGCTGGTGGGCTGGGCGGATCAGGGCATGCTGACGCCGGGGTTCTCCGGGCTCGGCTCGGACGCGGCGTGGCGGGAGTTCGCCGAGGGCAAAGGGGTTTTCCTGGTCAGCGGCACCTGGCTGATGGCCGATCTGGAGGCGGCGATGGGGGATGGGGTGGGCTTCGGACTGCCACCGATCGACAGTGGCAAGGTCGCGGTGACCGGGGGCACGAGCGTGCCGTTCGCGGTCAGCGCGCGCAGCAAGAACCCGGACGCGGCGGCGGCCTACATCGACTTCGTGACCTCCTCGCGGGGCATGGCGCTGATGGCCGAGCACGCGAACCTGCCGGTGGTGGAGGCGGCCAGCCAACGGCCGCCGACGGCGTTGCGCGCCGAGGTGTTCAGCTCCTGGGCGCACGCCTCGGAGACCGGTGGCCTGGTGCCGTTCCTGGACTACGCCACCCCCACCGCCTACGACACGGTCACCAGCGTGGTGGAGCAGTTGCTGGCCAAGGGGTTGAGCCCGCAGGAGTTCCTGGCCAAGCTGCAGGCCGACGTGGACGCCTCCCGTGCCGGCCGGTGA